The following are encoded together in the Equus przewalskii isolate Varuska chromosome 14, EquPr2, whole genome shotgun sequence genome:
- the LOC103558542 gene encoding transcription initiation factor TFIID subunit 4, giving the protein MSPGTPPHPPTLALPGPHPSPGSASSASSSPRGRRRPVVLGPTAGPPPLAGALLAPARSVVRWRRQRPLRPPRTGSGGDAAAAGPSGSGRASSHFRGGATASEEVAPEEVAPEEVAAAAAATAGAPGAPFLAVGQVRTPDPGPQPPSARLPTGSPRPNSTLLSFFAWGRVLPAAALESPQSPWPWARQSA; this is encoded by the coding sequence ATGAGCCCAGGGAcacccccccaccctcccaccctagccctccccggcccccacccctCTCCGGGCTCCGCCTCCTCCGCGTCGTCGTCGCCCCGCGGCCGCCGGCGGCCTGTAGTCCTCGGCCCGACCGCTGGGCCCCCTCCCCTGGCCGGCGCGCTGCTGGCGCCCGCGCGGTCTGTGGTTCGTTGGCGGCGGCAGCGGCCGCTCCGCCCGCCCCGCACCGGCTCGGGTGGTGACGCTGCAGCCGCCGGGCCCAGCGGTTCCGGACGGGCCTCAAGTCACTTCCGGGGCGGGGCGACGGCGTCGGAGGAGGTGGCACCGGAGGAGGTGGCACCCGAggaggtggcggcggcggcggcggcgacggcgggAGCCCCGGGGGCCCCCTTCCTCGCGGTGGGCCAGGTTCGCACCCCCGATCCGGGGCCTCAGCCGCCGAGCGCGAGGCTCCCCACCGGAAGCCCGAGGCCGAATTCCACGCTATTGTCCTTCTTTGCCTGGGGTCGCGTGCTCCCTGCGGCTGCCCTCGAGAGCCCGCAGTCTccgtggccttgggcaaggcagTCGGCCTAG